A single Phaenicophaeus curvirostris isolate KB17595 chromosome 26, BPBGC_Pcur_1.0, whole genome shotgun sequence DNA region contains:
- the KCNH6 gene encoding voltage-gated inwardly rectifying potassium channel KCNH6 isoform X4 translates to MKYRTISQIPQFTLNFVEFNLEKHRSGSTTEIEIIAPHKVMERTQNVTEKVTQVLSLGADVLPEYKLQAPRIHRWTILHYSPFKAVWDWLILLLVIYTAVFTPYSAAFLLNEEPVEEKHWNCSYTCDPLNIIDLIVDIMFIVDIIINFRTTYVNINDEVVSHPGKIAIHYFKGWFLIDMVAAIPFDLLIFRSGSDETTTLIGLLKTARLLRLVRVARKLDRYSEYGAAVLFLLMCTFALIAHWLACIWYAIGNVERPYMEHKIGWLDNLGDQIGKRYNDSDLSSGPSIKDKYVTALYFTFSSLTSVGFGNVSPNTNSEKIFSICVMLIGSLMYASIFGNVSAIIQRLYSGTARYHTQMLRVKEFIRFHQIPNPLRQRLEEYFQHAWSYTNGIDMNAVLKGFPDCLQADICLHLNRTLLQNCKAFRGASKGCLRALAMKFKTTHAPPGDTLVHYGDVLTTLYFISRGSIEILREDIVVAILGKNDIFGEPISLYARPGKSNADVRALTYCDLHKIQREDLLEVLDMYPAFSDNFWSNLEITFNLRDADSVPRTPLSEEYDCTYRRARRRKRSRCQPSKPDPDTGISDAEQYHTYSELTNPQDPLRKDRWDDLGSSTTPCSQTSDDEAKPGSPAKAEPFPTSEKDDIALPTLSLITNSAGGTEVGKQAAQSCQSYADTPLDIPNMFTFWEDQRPNHHPEPLQHISLVHSSQDIPLHSDYRPGQIESRLEVLQAQLSRLESRMSSDINTILQLLQRQLSQVPPAYSPISPSSHNLAMYGILPRSLEPLAPCAALEDEEPTALEQSPSYTEVEKFHLKSRDSLSSGMHLTVTSDETMTVYSEQEHHSPPLLNPEPPHQRAPNTQGLLRGSRFPSLPEHLEASSEHQDIQRHLSDPVLPGS, encoded by the exons GTGCTGTCCCTGGGTGCTGACGTACTTCCCGAGTACAAGCTGCAGGCACCACGCATCCACCGATGGACCATCCTGCACTACAGTCCATTCAAGGCAGTGTGGGACTGGCTCATTCTTCTCCTGGTCATCTACACAGCTGTCTTCACTCCCTACTCGGCTGCCTTTCTGCTCAATGAGGAGCCAGTGGAGGAGAAGCACTGGAACTGCAGCTACACCTGTGACCCACTCAACATCATTGATCTCATTGTGGACATCATGTTCATCGTGGACATTATCATCAACTTCCGTACCACCTATGTCAACATCAATGACGAGGTGGTGAGCCACCCTGGCAAGATCGCCATCCACTACTTCAAGGGATGGTTCCTCATCGACATGGTTGCTGCCATCCCCTTTGACCTACTCATCTTCCGCTCTGGCTCTGATGAG ACCACCACGCTCATTGGCCTCCTGAAGACCGCCCGCTTGCTGCGCCTGGTCCGTGTGGCCCGCAAGCTGGACCGCTACTCCGAGTACGGAGCAGCCGTGCTCTTCCTGCTCATGTGCACCTTCGCCCTCATCGCGCACTGGCTGGCCTGCATCTGGTACGCCATCGGCAACGTGGAGCGGCCCTACATGGAGCACAAGATCGGCTGGCTGGACAACCTAGGTGACCAGATTGGCAAGCGCTACAATGACAGCGACCTCTCCAGCGGCCCATCCATCAAGGATAAATACGTCACCGCTCTCTACTTCACCTTcagcagcctcaccagtgtGGGATTTGGCAACGTCTCACCCAACACCAACTCTGAGAAGATCTTCTCCATCTGTGTCATGCTTATTGGCT CTCTGATGTACGCCAGCATCTTCGGCAACGTCTCTGCCATCATCCAGCGCCTCTACTCAGGCACAGCCCGCTACCACACGCAGATGCTGCGGGTTAAGGAGTTCATCCGCTTCCACCAGATCCCCAACCCCCTGCGCCAGCGCCTGGAGGAGTATTTCCAGCACGCCTGGTCCTACACCAATGGCATCGACATGAATGCA GTGCTGAAGGGCTTCCCTGACTGCCTGCAGGCAGACATCTGCCTTCACCTCAACCGCACGCTGCTTCAGAACTGCAAAGCTTTCCGAGGAGCCAGCAAAGGCTGTCTGCGTGCCCTAGCCATGAAGTTCAAGACAACTCACGCGCCACCCGGAGACACCCTGGTGCACTACGGAGATGTCCTCACCACACTCTACTTCATCTCCCGGGGCTCCATTGAGATCCTCCGGGAAGACATTGTGGTGGCCATCTTAG GGAAGAACGACATCTTTGGTGAGCCTATCAGCCTCTACGCCCGCCCAGGAAAGTCCAATGCCGACGTCAGGGCCCTGACCTACTGTGACTTGCACAAGATCCAGCGGGAGGACCTACTGGAGGTCCTGGACATGTACCCAGCCTTCTCTGACAACTTCTGGAGCAACTTAGAGATCACCTTCAACCTGCGAGAT GCAGACAGCGTTCCCCGCACACCACTCAGTGAGGAGTACGACTGCACCTACCGGCGGGCACGACGACGCAAGCGCTCCCGTTGCCAGCCCAGCAAGCCTG acccAGACACGGGCATCTCTGATGCAGAGCAGTATCACACCTACTCAGAGCTCACCAACCCGCAGGACCCGCTGAGGAAGGACCGGTGGGACGacctgggcagcagcaccacTCCCTGCTCCCAGACCAGCGATGATGAGGCCAAGCCTGGGAGCCCTGCGAAAGCTGAGCCTTTCCCCACATCTGAAAAGGATGACATTGCTCTGCCTACACTCAGCCTCATCACCAACAGCGCCGGCGGCACGGAGGTCGGCAAGCAGGCAGCGCAGAGCTGCCAGTCCTACGCAG ACACCCCCCTGGACATCCCAAATATGTTCACCTTTTGGGAGGACCAAAGGCCGAACCACCATCCAGAGCCTCTGCAGCACATCTCCTTGGTACACAGCTCACAGGACATCCCCTTGCACAGCGACTACAGACCGGGGCAGATTGAGTCCAGGCTGGAGGTCCTGCAGGCCCAGCTCAGCAG GCTGGAGTCCAGGATGTCGTCAGACATTAATACaatcctccagctcctgcagcgcCAGCTGTCCCAAGTGCCACCCGCATACAGCCCCATCTCGCCATCTTCCCACAACCTGGCGATGTACGGCATCCTCCCGCGGAGCCTGGAGCCACTCGCCCCCTGTGCAGCCCTGGAGGATGAGGAACCGACAGCCCTGGAGCAG AGCCCGAGCTACACGGAGGTAGAAAAATTCCACTTGAAATCCAGGGACTCCTTGTCAAGCGGGATGCACCTCACTGTGACATCCGATGAAACCATGACGGTCTACTCCGAGCAGGAGCACCATTCCCCACCTCTCCTAAacccagagcctccccaccaaAGGGCACCAAATACCCAGGGACTCTTACGGGGCTCTcgtttcccttccctccctgagCACTTGGAAGCATCTTCCGAGCACCAGGACATTCAGAGACACCTCTCCGACCCAGTGCTTCCTGGAAGTTAG
- the KCNH6 gene encoding voltage-gated inwardly rectifying potassium channel KCNH6 isoform X3 → MSPTRLAECLRACVGDATAPVLHPPRRSLPGRAGLGASMVDTQTSRVSCHLGRRASCRQVLSLGADVLPEYKLQAPRIHRWTILHYSPFKAVWDWLILLLVIYTAVFTPYSAAFLLNEEPVEEKHWNCSYTCDPLNIIDLIVDIMFIVDIIINFRTTYVNINDEVVSHPGKIAIHYFKGWFLIDMVAAIPFDLLIFRSGSDETTTLIGLLKTARLLRLVRVARKLDRYSEYGAAVLFLLMCTFALIAHWLACIWYAIGNVERPYMEHKIGWLDNLGDQIGKRYNDSDLSSGPSIKDKYVTALYFTFSSLTSVGFGNVSPNTNSEKIFSICVMLIGSLMYASIFGNVSAIIQRLYSGTARYHTQMLRVKEFIRFHQIPNPLRQRLEEYFQHAWSYTNGIDMNAVLKGFPDCLQADICLHLNRTLLQNCKAFRGASKGCLRALAMKFKTTHAPPGDTLVHYGDVLTTLYFISRGSIEILREDIVVAILGKNDIFGEPISLYARPGKSNADVRALTYCDLHKIQREDLLEVLDMYPAFSDNFWSNLEITFNLRDADSVPRTPLSEEYDCTYRRARRRKRSRCQPSKPDPDTGISDAEQYHTYSELTNPQDPLRKDRWDDLGSSTTPCSQTSDDEAKPGSPAKAEPFPTSEKDDIALPTLSLITNSAGGTEVGKQAAQSCQSYADTPLDIPNMFTFWEDQRPNHHPEPLQHISLVHSSQDIPLHSDYRPGQIESRLEVLQAQLSRLESRMSSDINTILQLLQRQLSQVPPAYSPISPSSHNLAMYGILPRSLEPLAPCAALEDEEPTALEQSPSYTEVEKFHLKSRDSLSSGMHLTVTSDETMTVYSEQEHHSPPLLNPEPPHQRAPNTQGLLRGSRFPSLPEHLEASSEHQDIQRHLSDPVLPGS, encoded by the exons GTGCTGTCCCTGGGTGCTGACGTACTTCCCGAGTACAAGCTGCAGGCACCACGCATCCACCGATGGACCATCCTGCACTACAGTCCATTCAAGGCAGTGTGGGACTGGCTCATTCTTCTCCTGGTCATCTACACAGCTGTCTTCACTCCCTACTCGGCTGCCTTTCTGCTCAATGAGGAGCCAGTGGAGGAGAAGCACTGGAACTGCAGCTACACCTGTGACCCACTCAACATCATTGATCTCATTGTGGACATCATGTTCATCGTGGACATTATCATCAACTTCCGTACCACCTATGTCAACATCAATGACGAGGTGGTGAGCCACCCTGGCAAGATCGCCATCCACTACTTCAAGGGATGGTTCCTCATCGACATGGTTGCTGCCATCCCCTTTGACCTACTCATCTTCCGCTCTGGCTCTGATGAG ACCACCACGCTCATTGGCCTCCTGAAGACCGCCCGCTTGCTGCGCCTGGTCCGTGTGGCCCGCAAGCTGGACCGCTACTCCGAGTACGGAGCAGCCGTGCTCTTCCTGCTCATGTGCACCTTCGCCCTCATCGCGCACTGGCTGGCCTGCATCTGGTACGCCATCGGCAACGTGGAGCGGCCCTACATGGAGCACAAGATCGGCTGGCTGGACAACCTAGGTGACCAGATTGGCAAGCGCTACAATGACAGCGACCTCTCCAGCGGCCCATCCATCAAGGATAAATACGTCACCGCTCTCTACTTCACCTTcagcagcctcaccagtgtGGGATTTGGCAACGTCTCACCCAACACCAACTCTGAGAAGATCTTCTCCATCTGTGTCATGCTTATTGGCT CTCTGATGTACGCCAGCATCTTCGGCAACGTCTCTGCCATCATCCAGCGCCTCTACTCAGGCACAGCCCGCTACCACACGCAGATGCTGCGGGTTAAGGAGTTCATCCGCTTCCACCAGATCCCCAACCCCCTGCGCCAGCGCCTGGAGGAGTATTTCCAGCACGCCTGGTCCTACACCAATGGCATCGACATGAATGCA GTGCTGAAGGGCTTCCCTGACTGCCTGCAGGCAGACATCTGCCTTCACCTCAACCGCACGCTGCTTCAGAACTGCAAAGCTTTCCGAGGAGCCAGCAAAGGCTGTCTGCGTGCCCTAGCCATGAAGTTCAAGACAACTCACGCGCCACCCGGAGACACCCTGGTGCACTACGGAGATGTCCTCACCACACTCTACTTCATCTCCCGGGGCTCCATTGAGATCCTCCGGGAAGACATTGTGGTGGCCATCTTAG GGAAGAACGACATCTTTGGTGAGCCTATCAGCCTCTACGCCCGCCCAGGAAAGTCCAATGCCGACGTCAGGGCCCTGACCTACTGTGACTTGCACAAGATCCAGCGGGAGGACCTACTGGAGGTCCTGGACATGTACCCAGCCTTCTCTGACAACTTCTGGAGCAACTTAGAGATCACCTTCAACCTGCGAGAT GCAGACAGCGTTCCCCGCACACCACTCAGTGAGGAGTACGACTGCACCTACCGGCGGGCACGACGACGCAAGCGCTCCCGTTGCCAGCCCAGCAAGCCTG acccAGACACGGGCATCTCTGATGCAGAGCAGTATCACACCTACTCAGAGCTCACCAACCCGCAGGACCCGCTGAGGAAGGACCGGTGGGACGacctgggcagcagcaccacTCCCTGCTCCCAGACCAGCGATGATGAGGCCAAGCCTGGGAGCCCTGCGAAAGCTGAGCCTTTCCCCACATCTGAAAAGGATGACATTGCTCTGCCTACACTCAGCCTCATCACCAACAGCGCCGGCGGCACGGAGGTCGGCAAGCAGGCAGCGCAGAGCTGCCAGTCCTACGCAG ACACCCCCCTGGACATCCCAAATATGTTCACCTTTTGGGAGGACCAAAGGCCGAACCACCATCCAGAGCCTCTGCAGCACATCTCCTTGGTACACAGCTCACAGGACATCCCCTTGCACAGCGACTACAGACCGGGGCAGATTGAGTCCAGGCTGGAGGTCCTGCAGGCCCAGCTCAGCAG GCTGGAGTCCAGGATGTCGTCAGACATTAATACaatcctccagctcctgcagcgcCAGCTGTCCCAAGTGCCACCCGCATACAGCCCCATCTCGCCATCTTCCCACAACCTGGCGATGTACGGCATCCTCCCGCGGAGCCTGGAGCCACTCGCCCCCTGTGCAGCCCTGGAGGATGAGGAACCGACAGCCCTGGAGCAG AGCCCGAGCTACACGGAGGTAGAAAAATTCCACTTGAAATCCAGGGACTCCTTGTCAAGCGGGATGCACCTCACTGTGACATCCGATGAAACCATGACGGTCTACTCCGAGCAGGAGCACCATTCCCCACCTCTCCTAAacccagagcctccccaccaaAGGGCACCAAATACCCAGGGACTCTTACGGGGCTCTcgtttcccttccctccctgagCACTTGGAAGCATCTTCCGAGCACCAGGACATTCAGAGACACCTCTCCGACCCAGTGCTTCCTGGAAGTTAG